The proteins below are encoded in one region of Micromonospora yangpuensis:
- a CDS encoding transporter, producing the protein MNVEDELPPADPAAALRLIREQQATATRRLEPDPRAYYWPWGLAWLIGFGLFFLRFSPNGRVLVDLPTWLPLTVLFVLLGAAGIVSGVASARAYGDVTGDSARRGTWYGWSWFLGFLTVFAVAGRVSDSLPPELTGLLWSALSVGLTGVLHMAGGAVWLDRRLFLLGVWITVLNVLGSIAGPGWHALVVAVAGGGGMILAGLLGWLRQRDRR; encoded by the coding sequence GTGAACGTCGAAGACGAGCTTCCGCCGGCTGACCCGGCCGCCGCCCTGCGCCTGATCCGTGAGCAGCAGGCCACCGCCACCCGCCGCCTCGAACCCGACCCCCGCGCCTACTACTGGCCCTGGGGCCTGGCCTGGCTGATCGGGTTCGGCCTCTTCTTCCTGCGCTTCTCACCGAACGGACGGGTCCTGGTCGACCTGCCCACCTGGCTGCCGCTGACCGTGCTCTTCGTGCTGCTCGGCGCGGCCGGGATCGTCTCCGGGGTGGCCAGCGCACGGGCCTACGGGGACGTCACCGGGGACTCCGCCCGACGCGGCACCTGGTACGGCTGGTCCTGGTTCCTGGGCTTCCTCACCGTCTTCGCGGTCGCCGGGCGGGTCTCCGACAGCCTTCCGCCGGAGCTGACCGGGCTGCTCTGGTCGGCCCTGTCGGTCGGCCTGACCGGGGTGCTGCACATGGCCGGTGGCGCGGTCTGGCTGGACCGCCGGCTCTTCCTGCTCGGCGTCTGGATCACCGTGCTCAACGTGCTCGGTTCGATCGCCGGTCCCGGCTGGCACGCGCTGGTGGTCGCGGTCGCCGGCGGTGGCGGGATGATCCTCGCCGGGTTGCTCGGCTGGCTGCGCCAGCGGGACCGCCGGTGA
- a CDS encoding VOC family protein, with translation MPAGSRHRPRGVSVNAVAPGIPCWADLATADLAEAKRFYGGLFGWTGRVSPQPEAGGYTTFLLDGQAAAGVGPPATPDQVPIWSTYVATDDADLVATRVAKAGGQVVVPPLEIFDQGRMAVFADPAGAAFSVWQPMAMGGAEVFNVPGALSWTELVTPDPEGAKAFYELVFGWQPEEQPMDPVPYTGWRCGSRIVAGMMPPLGDGYPADLPAYWSVYFAVTDTDAAAEQAVELGGEILVPPWDLPVGRIAALRDPHGALFSVITLHPQR, from the coding sequence ATGCCGGCAGGGAGCCGTCACCGGCCGAGAGGGGTCAGCGTGAACGCCGTCGCACCGGGCATCCCCTGCTGGGCCGACCTGGCCACCGCGGACCTGGCGGAGGCCAAACGGTTCTACGGTGGGCTGTTCGGCTGGACCGGCCGGGTCTCGCCCCAGCCCGAAGCGGGCGGTTACACCACGTTCCTGCTGGACGGGCAGGCCGCCGCCGGGGTCGGCCCGCCGGCCACCCCGGACCAGGTGCCGATCTGGTCGACGTACGTGGCCACGGACGACGCCGACCTGGTCGCCACCCGGGTCGCCAAAGCCGGCGGACAGGTCGTGGTACCCCCGTTGGAGATCTTCGACCAGGGGCGGATGGCCGTCTTCGCCGATCCGGCCGGCGCGGCGTTCAGCGTGTGGCAGCCGATGGCGATGGGCGGAGCCGAGGTGTTCAACGTGCCCGGGGCGTTGAGCTGGACCGAGTTGGTCACCCCCGACCCCGAGGGGGCGAAGGCCTTCTACGAGCTGGTCTTCGGCTGGCAGCCGGAGGAGCAACCGATGGACCCGGTCCCCTACACCGGTTGGCGGTGCGGCAGCCGGATCGTCGCCGGGATGATGCCGCCGCTGGGTGACGGCTACCCCGCCGACCTGCCGGCGTACTGGTCGGTGTACTTCGCGGTCACCGACACCGACGCCGCCGCCGAGCAGGCCGTGGAGCTGGGCGGCGAGATCCTGGTGCCACCCTGGGACCTCCCGGTCGGCCGGATCGCCGCGCTCCGCGATCCCCACGGCGCCCTCTTCTCCGTCATCACCCTGCACCCCCAGCGGTAA
- a CDS encoding ABC transporter ATP-binding protein, protein MRRLRVELGGVPVLTGVDLTVAPGEWVTVIGPNGAGKSTLLRAVGGLLPAPDAIWLFGTPSARLRRRDRARVVATVPQSPVVPPGMAVLDYVLLGRTPYIPPLGRESAADLAVVHEVLRRLDLLGFERRELATLSGGERQRVFLARALAQGATLLLLDEPTSALDIGHQQEVLELVDQLRREHGLTVLATMHDLSVAGEYADRLVLLSAGQVAAVGPPREVLTEDLLGTHYRATVRVIQGEHGPLVVPVRPR, encoded by the coding sequence GTGCGGCGGTTGCGGGTGGAGTTGGGCGGGGTGCCGGTGCTGACCGGGGTCGACCTCACCGTCGCCCCCGGCGAGTGGGTCACCGTGATCGGCCCGAACGGCGCCGGCAAGTCGACCCTGCTGCGGGCCGTCGGCGGCCTGCTGCCCGCGCCGGACGCCATCTGGCTCTTCGGTACGCCGAGCGCCCGCCTGCGCCGTCGCGACCGGGCCCGGGTGGTGGCCACTGTCCCGCAGTCGCCGGTCGTGCCGCCCGGAATGGCGGTGCTGGACTACGTCCTGCTCGGGCGTACCCCGTACATCCCCCCGCTGGGGCGGGAGTCAGCGGCCGACCTGGCCGTGGTGCACGAGGTCCTCCGCCGGCTCGACCTGCTCGGCTTCGAACGTCGTGAGCTGGCCACCCTCTCCGGTGGGGAACGGCAGCGGGTCTTCCTGGCCCGGGCGCTGGCCCAGGGCGCCACCCTGCTGCTGCTCGACGAGCCGACCAGCGCGCTGGACATCGGCCACCAGCAGGAGGTGCTGGAGCTGGTCGACCAGCTCCGCCGGGAGCACGGGCTTACCGTGCTGGCCACCATGCACGACCTCTCGGTCGCCGGGGAGTACGCCGACCGGCTGGTGCTGCTCTCCGCCGGTCAGGTGGCCGCCGTCGGCCCGCCCCGGGAGGTGCTCACCGAAGACCTCCTGGGCACCCACTACCGGGCCACCGTCCGGGTGATCCAGGGCGAACACGGCCCCCTGGTAGTCCCCGTCCGCCCCCGCTGA
- a CDS encoding transcriptional regulator — MTELDPVIHAQARLRVVATLATLGQGDLIAFPRLQEILAMTPGNLSVHLRKLEDAGYVEVTKTYRGRTPATLIALTRRGRLAFEEYTDAIRALLTPGGPADTAGTADIAGPTGTAGTADVAGPTGVAGTADVAGPTGVAVRTDPAGTAGRKDTT, encoded by the coding sequence GTGACCGAACTCGACCCGGTGATCCACGCCCAGGCCCGGCTGCGGGTGGTCGCCACCCTCGCCACCCTCGGCCAGGGCGACCTGATCGCCTTCCCCCGGTTGCAGGAGATCCTCGCCATGACCCCCGGCAACCTCTCGGTACACCTGCGCAAGCTGGAGGACGCCGGCTACGTCGAGGTCACCAAGACCTACCGGGGCCGGACCCCGGCCACCCTGATCGCCCTGACCCGGCGGGGCCGGTTGGCCTTCGAGGAGTACACCGACGCCATCCGCGCCCTGCTCACCCCGGGCGGCCCCGCCGATACCGCCGGGACCGCCGACATTGCCGGCCCGACCGGTACCGCCGGGACCGCCGACGTTGCCGGCCCGACCGGTGTCGCCGGGACCGCCGACGTTGCCGGCCCGACCGGCGTCGCCGTCCGCACCGACCCCGCCGGGACCGCCGGCCGGAAGGACACCACATGA
- a CDS encoding ABC transporter ATP-binding protein, with amino-acid sequence MILARAEQATRRYGDVLALDSVDLDVSAGELVGLLGPNGAGKSTLMNLLVGLRRPTAGRVQLFGGDPRDPAHRRSVGVTPQETGLPGTLRVGEVVDFVSAHYPDPVPRGELLDRFGLTDLVRRQTGGLSGGQRRRLAVALAFVGRPRLVLLDEPTTGLDVEARHTLWDAVRAFHADGGTVLLTSHYLEEVEALARRVVVIGRGRVLADDTVAAVRDVVGVRRVSLTADDLPELPGVTRVERAEGRTHLFTTDADRLVRDLVTGGVPFRDLEVRPTSLEKAFLAITADEQPTGSR; translated from the coding sequence ATGATCCTCGCCCGGGCCGAACAGGCCACCCGACGGTACGGCGACGTGCTCGCCCTCGACTCCGTCGACCTCGACGTCTCCGCCGGCGAACTGGTCGGGCTGCTCGGCCCGAACGGTGCCGGCAAGAGCACCCTGATGAACCTCCTCGTCGGGCTGCGCCGACCCACCGCCGGCCGGGTGCAGCTCTTCGGCGGTGATCCCCGCGACCCGGCCCACCGCAGGTCGGTCGGGGTCACCCCGCAGGAGACCGGCCTACCCGGCACGCTGCGGGTCGGCGAGGTCGTCGACTTCGTCTCCGCCCACTACCCCGACCCGGTGCCCCGGGGCGAACTGCTCGACCGGTTCGGCCTCACCGACCTGGTACGCCGGCAGACCGGCGGGCTCTCCGGCGGTCAGCGCCGCCGGCTGGCGGTGGCGTTGGCCTTCGTCGGCCGACCCCGGCTGGTACTGCTCGACGAGCCGACCACCGGACTGGACGTCGAGGCCCGGCACACCCTCTGGGACGCCGTCCGGGCCTTCCACGCCGACGGCGGCACGGTGCTGCTGACCAGCCACTACCTCGAAGAGGTGGAGGCGCTGGCCCGGCGGGTCGTGGTCATCGGGCGGGGCCGGGTGCTCGCCGACGACACGGTGGCGGCGGTACGCGACGTGGTCGGCGTACGCCGGGTCAGCCTGACCGCCGACGACCTGCCGGAACTGCCCGGCGTGACCCGGGTCGAACGGGCCGAGGGGCGTACCCACCTCTTCACCACCGACGCCGACCGGCTGGTCCGGGACCTGGTCACCGGCGGGGTGCCGTTCCGGGACCTGGAGGTCCGCCCCACCAGCCTGGAGAAGGCGTTCCTCGCCATCACCGCCGACGAACAACCGACCGGAAGTCGTTGA
- a CDS encoding ABC transporter permease: MKLTLVHARYQLLETVRIPIAVVGSAFFPAAAMLFFVVPFAGDDPTPATFATAAMVTFSVLSANIFQYGVGVAEDRAQPWDPYLRTLPVGSAPRFAGRVLAGLLLSYFSLIPVLLIAATLTEAWISLPGFALAAGTVAVISVPFTLMGLTIGYALPSKAAIVVAQVLFFPLAFGGGLLSAPGQAPGFIEVIAPYLPTRGAVELMWASVGDFRPDPLSVGMLAVWVAVLAALAGWAYRRDEGRRFT; encoded by the coding sequence ATGAAGCTCACCCTGGTCCATGCCCGTTACCAACTGTTGGAGACCGTCCGCATCCCGATCGCGGTGGTGGGCAGCGCGTTCTTCCCGGCCGCCGCGATGCTCTTCTTCGTGGTGCCGTTCGCCGGCGACGACCCCACCCCCGCCACCTTCGCCACCGCCGCCATGGTCACCTTCTCCGTGCTCAGCGCCAACATCTTCCAGTACGGCGTGGGCGTCGCCGAGGACCGCGCCCAGCCCTGGGACCCGTACCTGCGGACCCTGCCGGTCGGCTCCGCGCCCCGCTTCGCCGGTCGGGTGCTGGCCGGGCTGCTGCTCAGCTACTTCTCGCTGATCCCGGTTTTGCTGATCGCGGCGACCCTGACCGAGGCCTGGATCAGCCTGCCCGGGTTCGCGCTGGCCGCCGGCACGGTCGCGGTGATCTCGGTACCGTTCACCCTGATGGGGCTGACCATCGGGTACGCCCTGCCGAGCAAGGCGGCGATCGTGGTCGCCCAGGTGCTGTTCTTCCCGCTCGCCTTCGGTGGTGGGCTGCTCTCCGCACCCGGTCAGGCCCCCGGCTTCATCGAGGTGATCGCCCCGTACCTGCCCACCCGGGGCGCGGTCGAACTGATGTGGGCGTCGGTCGGCGACTTCCGCCCCGATCCGCTCTCGGTCGGCATGCTCGCGGTCTGGGTCGCGGTGCTGGCCGCGCTCGCCGGTTGGGCGTACCGACGGGACGAGGGCCGTCGGTTCACCTGA
- a CDS encoding HelD family protein, producing the protein MAAEQAHLARSRAALRRMRERAEALYATGDRVAGDAYTAEQLGRHLSRRVTELADRPDAPLFFGRLTLDPAEPGGPAEPGGPAEPGGPAEPGGPAEHGGQVYHVGRRHVADERGEPLVLDWRAPLSRLFYRASVRDRQGVVVRRRFGFNGGELTSFEDEHLALGEELGTASRILTAEIERPRVGPMRDIVATIQPEQDELVRADLAVSICVQGAPGTGKTAVGLHRAAYLLYLHRERLRRTGVLVVGPNRAFLAYIAAVLPALGEVEVAQATVEGLLTRVPVRAVDAPAVAALKHDVRLAEVLRRAVDGHIAEPTEPVMVSDGSFRWRIGLDPLHRIVEETRREGLPYATGRERVRARVVGLLQRQAEARRAESPGDAWLRRMGRATPVTAFLDAVWPALTAEGLWHLLRTDPAVLASAADGLLSPDEQELLRSGRVGRTPKATRWSAADAVLIDEVAGLLERPAGFGHVVVDEAQDLSPMQCRAIARRSEHGSVTLLGDLAQGTAPWAAADWRESLAHLGKPDAAVVPLTVGFRVPAVVVEFANRLLPALAVDVPPAESLRRDGALDVRTVTDLPGATVAEVRAALGHDGSVGVIAADDAVAGLRAALTDAGVATSTADDVEAAERVTVVAATDVKGLEYDHVVVVEPAAIVAAEPRGLHRLYVVLTRAVSRLTVLHTAPLPTPLAGG; encoded by the coding sequence CTGGCCGCCGAGCAGGCCCATCTGGCCCGCTCCCGGGCCGCCCTGCGGCGGATGCGGGAACGCGCCGAGGCGCTGTACGCCACCGGTGACCGGGTCGCCGGGGACGCGTACACCGCAGAGCAGCTCGGGCGGCATCTCTCCCGGCGGGTGACCGAGCTGGCCGACCGGCCGGACGCGCCGCTTTTCTTCGGCCGCCTCACCCTCGACCCGGCAGAGCCCGGCGGGCCGGCAGAGCCCGGCGGGCCGGCAGAGCCCGGCGGGCCGGCAGAGCCCGGCGGGCCGGCAGAACACGGCGGGCAGGTGTACCACGTCGGTCGGCGGCACGTCGCCGACGAGCGGGGTGAGCCGCTGGTGCTGGACTGGCGGGCGCCGCTGTCCCGGTTGTTCTACCGGGCAAGTGTCCGCGACCGGCAGGGGGTCGTGGTCCGGCGGCGGTTCGGGTTCAACGGTGGCGAGCTGACCAGCTTCGAGGACGAGCACCTGGCCCTGGGTGAGGAGTTGGGTACGGCCAGCCGGATCCTGACCGCCGAGATCGAGCGCCCCCGGGTGGGTCCGATGCGGGACATCGTGGCCACCATCCAGCCCGAGCAGGACGAGCTGGTCCGGGCCGACCTGGCGGTGTCGATCTGTGTGCAGGGCGCGCCGGGCACCGGCAAGACGGCGGTCGGGCTGCACCGGGCCGCGTACCTGCTCTATCTGCACCGGGAGCGGCTGCGTCGCACGGGGGTGCTGGTGGTCGGGCCGAACCGGGCCTTCCTGGCCTACATCGCGGCGGTGCTGCCCGCCCTCGGTGAGGTCGAGGTCGCGCAGGCCACCGTCGAGGGGCTGCTGACCCGGGTTCCGGTCCGTGCCGTGGACGCCCCGGCGGTCGCCGCGCTCAAACATGACGTACGGCTGGCCGAGGTGCTGCGGCGGGCGGTCGACGGGCACATCGCCGAGCCCACCGAACCGGTGATGGTCTCCGACGGTTCGTTCCGGTGGCGGATCGGTCTGGACCCGCTGCACCGGATCGTCGAGGAGACCCGCCGCGAGGGGCTGCCGTACGCCACCGGCCGGGAGCGGGTCCGGGCCCGGGTGGTCGGGCTGTTGCAACGGCAGGCGGAGGCCCGGCGGGCCGAGTCGCCCGGGGACGCCTGGCTGCGCCGGATGGGGCGGGCCACGCCGGTCACCGCCTTCCTGGACGCGGTCTGGCCGGCGCTGACCGCCGAGGGGCTGTGGCACCTGCTGCGTACCGACCCGGCCGTGCTGGCCAGCGCCGCCGACGGGCTGCTCAGCCCGGACGAGCAGGAGCTGCTGCGGTCCGGGCGGGTCGGCCGGACGCCGAAGGCGACCCGGTGGAGCGCGGCGGACGCGGTACTGATCGACGAGGTCGCCGGGTTGTTGGAGCGGCCGGCCGGGTTCGGGCACGTGGTGGTCGACGAGGCGCAGGATCTCTCCCCGATGCAGTGTCGGGCCATCGCCCGCCGCAGCGAGCACGGGTCGGTCACCCTCCTCGGTGACCTGGCCCAGGGCACCGCGCCGTGGGCCGCCGCCGACTGGCGGGAGTCCCTGGCCCACCTGGGCAAGCCGGACGCGGCCGTGGTGCCGCTGACCGTCGGGTTCCGGGTACCCGCCGTGGTGGTGGAGTTCGCCAACCGGCTGCTGCCAGCGCTCGCCGTCGACGTACCCCCGGCCGAGTCGTTGCGCCGCGACGGCGCGCTCGATGTGCGTACCGTGACCGATCTTCCGGGGGCGACGGTGGCCGAGGTGCGCGCGGCGCTCGGGCACGACGGCTCGGTGGGGGTGATCGCCGCCGACGACGCGGTGGCCGGGCTCCGCGCGGCGCTGACCGACGCCGGGGTCGCGACCTCGACCGCCGACGACGTCGAGGCCGCCGAGCGGGTCACCGTGGTCGCCGCGACGGACGTCAAGGGCCTGGAGTACGACCACGTGGTGGTCGTCGAGCCGGCCGCGATCGTGGCCGCCGAGCCGCGTGGCCTGCACCGGCTCTACGTGGTGCTGACCCGGGCGGTGTCCCGGCTGACCGTGCTGCACACCGCGCCCCTGCCCACCCCACTCGCCGGGGGCTGA
- a CDS encoding menaquinone biosynthetic enzyme MqnA/MqnD family protein: protein MAERIARPRVGHIQFLNCLPIYWGLMRSGALIDVDLHKDSPDRLSAALVAGDLDIGPISHVEYLRHADELLLLPDLAVGSDGPVLSVNIVSTRPLAELDGGKVALGSTSRTGVLLAQLLLGERYGVRPEYFRCPPDLTQMLLEADAGVLIGDVALRAHYEAPRRGLEVTDLGQAWREWTGLPMVFAVWAVRRDFAAAHPGLVKEVHEAFLRSRDLCLAELDQVAEGAARWESFDAETLASYFRVLDFSLGERQVAGLREFARRAAALGEAPALPPDGPAFFTG, encoded by the coding sequence ATGGCTGAGCGCATCGCCCGCCCCCGGGTCGGACACATCCAGTTCCTGAACTGCCTGCCGATCTACTGGGGGCTGATGCGCTCCGGCGCGTTGATCGACGTCGACCTGCACAAGGACTCGCCCGACCGCCTCAGCGCCGCGCTGGTCGCCGGTGACCTGGACATCGGGCCGATCTCGCACGTCGAGTACCTGCGGCACGCCGACGAGCTGCTGCTCCTGCCGGACCTCGCGGTGGGCAGCGACGGGCCGGTGCTCTCGGTCAACATCGTCTCCACCCGGCCGCTGGCCGAGCTGGACGGCGGCAAGGTCGCCCTCGGCTCCACCTCACGGACCGGGGTGCTGCTGGCCCAACTGCTGCTCGGTGAGCGGTACGGCGTACGCCCGGAGTACTTCCGCTGCCCGCCCGACCTGACCCAGATGCTGCTGGAGGCCGACGCCGGGGTGCTGATCGGCGACGTGGCGCTGCGGGCGCACTACGAGGCACCCCGCCGGGGGTTGGAGGTCACCGACCTGGGGCAGGCCTGGCGGGAGTGGACCGGGCTGCCGATGGTCTTCGCCGTCTGGGCGGTACGCCGGGACTTCGCCGCCGCCCATCCCGGCCTGGTCAAGGAGGTGCACGAGGCGTTCCTGCGCTCGCGCGACCTCTGCCTGGCCGAGCTGGACCAGGTCGCCGAGGGCGCGGCCCGCTGGGAATCGTTCGACGCGGAGACCCTGGCGTCGTACTTCCGGGTGTTGGACTTCTCGCTCGGCGAGCGTCAGGTGGCCGGGTTGCGGGAGTTCGCGCGCCGGGCCGCGGCGTTGGGTGAGGCTCCGGCGCTGCCGCCGGACGGCCCGGCCTTCTTCACCGGCTGA